Proteins encoded by one window of Lycium barbarum isolate Lr01 chromosome 11, ASM1917538v2, whole genome shotgun sequence:
- the LOC132619577 gene encoding F-box protein At3g07870-like: MGTNRAKERKLEDETRNLIARLPNEIALDIVSRLPISSLIQFRFVSQTWNVLTHDSRLFDLHLSCASKINPCLIFKTYHPQKEQLFFVELSDHHHDDHTLRELQIPFLTSMHIFRVVGSCNGLLCLSGVYDHEAVYIYNPFTRQHKKLPNCNELEVNEVVYGFGFHPATNEYKVIKVGYYSHVYYVPWCYHKSVKYDYPLSEVHLFNLKSNTWRTLEELPYKLHHSPGVLVNGRLHWVTRFNWHLDRLIIAFDLFDDTFQEVPRPDFNVNLFHCRYHLVALRGCLCACLFTHNGDNLEIWIMEEYNRKDTWVKQFNIGACSIVGQDLVQSYDIWRTSLQKGTVTVMYLLNNGDILLDCQGGNLIAYSTDKKMLKSISLNGMPKSCQAIAHVGSLNWIANPN; the protein is encoded by the coding sequence ATGGGCACCAATCGTGCAAAAGAAAGGAAGCTGGAAGATGAGACGAGAAATCTGATAGCTCGTTTGCCAAATGAAATAGCACTTGACATAGTCTCGAGACTTCCTATTTCATCTCTCATTCAGTTCAGGTTTGTAAGCCAAACCTGGAACGTGTTAACCCATGATTCGCGCCTTTTCGATCTGCATCTATCTTGTGCATCGAAGATTAACCCATGCCTCATCTTCAAGACTTACCATCCTCAGAAAGAGCAGCTTTTCTTCGTTGAACTGTCTGATCATCATCATGATGATCACACATTGAGAGAGCTTCAGATTCCCTTTTTAACATCCATGCATATATTTCGAGTTGTAGGCTCATGTAACGGCCTGCTATGTCTATCTGGTGTTTATGACCATGAAGCAGTGTACATATACAACCCTTTCACTAGACAACACAAAAAGCTGCCAAATTGTAATGAGCTTGAAGTGAATGAAGTGGTTTATGGTTTTGGATTTCATCCTGCTACTAATGAGTACAAGGTGATCAAAGTAGGCTACTATTCTCATGTCTATTATGTACCTTGGTGTTATCACAAGTCCGTAAAATATGATTATCCACTCTCAGAGGTTCACTTGTTCAATCTGAAAAGCAATACCTGGAGAACTTTAGAGGAATTACCTTACAAACTTCATCATTCACCTGGTGTTTTGGTCAATGGAAGGCTCCATTGGGTAACTAGATTTAACTGGCACCTTGATCGCCTTATCATTGCCTTTGACCTGTTTGATGATACATTTCAAGAAGTTCCAAGGCCTGATTTCAATGTCAACTTATTTCATTGTAGATATCATCTGGTTGCTCTAAGAGGGTGCCTTTGTGCATGTTTATTTACACATAATGGAGATAACTTGGAAATTTGGATCATGGAAGAATATAACAGGAAAGACACTTGGGTGAAACAGTTCAATATTGGAGCTTGTTCAATTGTGGGTCAAGATTTGGTTCAGTCATATGACATTTGGAGGACTAGTTTGCAAAAGGGAACTGTTACAGTGATGTACCTCCTCAATAACGGTGACATCTTGCTAGATTGTCAAGGTGGGAATTTAATTGCTTATAGCACAGATAAGAAAATGTTGAAGAGCATAAGCCTTAATGGTATGCCCAAGTCCTGTCAAGCAATTGCTCATGTTGGAAGCCTTAATTGGATAGCTAACCCCAACTAG